From the genome of Oncorhynchus gorbuscha isolate QuinsamMale2020 ecotype Even-year linkage group LG18, OgorEven_v1.0, whole genome shotgun sequence:
CAGGCTACATGACTTGAGCTTCGTAGCATTAGCACAGCAGGCTACATGACTTGAGCTTCGTAGCATTAGCACAGCAGGCTACATTGCTTCCTCTGGCTCTCCACTGACCTGTCCATCTTGACCACCTCTGCTTCGAGGACGTTCCGGAGCACCTGCTCCACAGGGATCTCCCCGGCGTAGCCCGACCCCCAGCCCAGGGAGTTGGACAGATCGTTCCCTGTACCCAGGGGCAGGATCATCACCCTGGGGATGAACTGATCTTGGCCCTGGAGACCAATACACACATGTGAAACAGACATCATGGTGCTGCTAACAGATCTTCCTCCGCTGTCCCTGTTCCCATACCGGGATCAAACCAGTGATcctatttcgcctctatggcctatttattgccttagctccctacatttgcacacactgtacatagatttttctattgtgttattgactataggTTTGtatatgtgtaactctgttgtttttgtcacactgcttggctttatcttggccagggcttcagttgtaaatgaaaacttgttctcaactggcctaccaggttaaataaaggtaaataaaaatgTTCATAAACACACGTGACCGCCCTCCTTCACAACGTACCAACCGTTTGAGCTATCAAAAACTATCTAATGTGATCGCTCCATCGGAAACATCTCAAGCTAGCTGAAAATGTTAAAACAGGCACGCCATCTATAGACGTCTTATTCAATAATAACCAACAACAACAGTAGGTACAGCAACGTTAGTTGCAACAGCAGTTAGGACAGTCTGGCATAGACGTGCACGACTCTCATCTGCTTCTGCCACTGTCATGTTACACAAACACAGCTTTACCTTGAGCTTCATGGTGTCGATGGCATCCAGCACCCAACCCACGGTTCcatcccccccacacaccagCACCCTAACACTGCCTGGAGGCAGCAGGGTGCACAGCTGCAGAGCCTTGGAGGGAGGCAGCTCCGACAGGTCAAACacctgagagaggaggggaggagaaaggaaaggagaggaggagacgagtagaggagagaggaaagtagacgagagaggaaaggagaggaggagaggatagcagACAGAGAATGTATGATATGGGAGGAAACAAAGTAGAAAAGgtggacgggaggggagggagatgtttATGTATCCCACCATCACCGAGCCACCTCCACAATCACTTTAACTCAAAAGATTGCCTACTGTGCACCAGTTCAATTTGACCTACACATCTTAATAATTACATACTATGCTCCTACAGGATGCTACACAGAGGACTGACTGACCTGGACAGGGTTGAGGATGGTGCGGAACTCTCCAAGCAGAGCCTCCCCCATGTTGTTCCCACTGCGAGTGTTGGCCAGGACCAGCACTGGAGTCCAGCTGCTCCCACAGGCAGACGCCAGCTAGACACACAGGTAAATTTGTTtgatttagcctttatttaactaggcaagtcagttaagaacaaattctgactGACTCAAGAGGGACTGGTAGTCGCTAGCAACCACACAATCGGTCCCGAACCACCATTTGGGCCACCATAACCCCAGACACCGACCCCTCCCTGGGTGTGACCTCTGACCTTGCTGTACTCGTCGGGATGCCTGCGGCGGAGCTTGTTGACGTGGTGGAGGTAGTGAGGGGGGATGATGAGGCTGCGGAACTCGCCCAGCTCACAGCGCTCCCCGTCCGACAGGCTGGCCTTGCAGTCATCGTGCACCAttgtctgacaccacacacacctgccaaggaacaaacacacacccatcagTGGATCAAGCGCAATTTCTGTGGCGCTCACTGTAatgtcaaggcaaaaggtggaCAGAGAGCTGGTTAAGAATTGTACACATGAAAGGAAAAGGACATGATATTAATTCCTGTCAATTTGTAAATAAAGCAATTTCAGCTTCGACCATGATTGAAACATTACaaataacacccccccccccttctttcgTGCCAAAACCAGACAAATGTTAATGCCTTCGCATCCTGCTGGGCTTCACTTTGATTCATGTGTCAGACATTAATTCACACACAAACGACAGCCTAGAAGCAAAATAAGATTACCTGAAGTCACACAGCTTCGGTTGGTTCCCACATTGCTCCTTGCAGACCACACAGATACTGCAGAGAGGGACGTTTCCCCGGACCCAGCGGTGCTCTAGTGTCCCATCCGCTTGGGACGGAGCCATAATCTCTTTGCAAACAAGGCTCCGGTCGGCCCGACGCAGGCATGTCTCGTCGGTGCACACTCCGCAGCAGTCGCAGAATGCCCCTTGTAGAATGTGTTGTTGGCATACACAGCAGTAGGTGGGCTTGTTGAACAGGTCGGTGCAGTGCCAGCCGTGCTTGCTCTTGCGGAAGAAGTCTTTCATGTGTATTTTCCGTTTGGAGCGCTGGACACTGCACCACAATGTAATGATCACGGGCACTACGACAGCGAGAGTGGTCCAAAACAGGAGTGTCCACTCTTCCCGTGACGATTGTTCACGGTTTCCATCGTCCCCCTCCATTGACATCCGAAGAAGAGTGGTTGGTATTAACGTGAATAAACTAATCAAATCATAGAATATCACGAGAATTCATATAAACATTGTGCGCAAGGCGCGCTCATCATGGTGTCCATCCAATAGCTACGAGAAAATGACAACCTTCTCGTGTAGCGAAATAACGCACAAAACAAGGCTCGAGCGAGATTGTAAACAATGACTGCCGTGATTTTTTGTGTGTGCAAAAGACGTAGCTAGACGACGACCACCAACATTTGAATCATTAGCTTACTGTTGTTGTTATCAGAAGCTATGCTAGATATAGTTACTGGCCACCTGATGTGCTCCTCACCTCTCCAGCAATGACTACATTAAAAGCTAGTAATCAATCGTCTGTAAAAAACATAAGTTTTTAAAAACATCGAAACGCATGCACAAGCATTTATAATATTAAAGGTTGCATTGAAGTGACAGCTTCATTACTATATCAATAACACGACTCAACAATAGATTCGTCGATAAAACATATGTCCAATCGCAAACAGTTGCCTTCCCACCTAATGGCAGTGTTCAAGCGCGTCAAAACCGTGTTGTATCATGGGTACATTTTGACTGACTGATCTGCAAATAATATTGAGCAGTGATTtacatagagatagatataggactcatctttgtatctgtgcaaTTATAGCGTCTGTAACAACATGGGTAGCGCCATTGAGgctatctccattttgaagtaatCCATTTTCTTCTTCccgattggctgatccctcccgATGACCCGGTTGGACAAAACTCCAAAAGGGTCACTAGGAGGGATAAGCCAATTAAGTCCCACCCACTTGACcacattaaaatggtggaagccctcaatggcgctgcccatgctaatagctctttggccactagaggcctctatcattctctatggttaTTTATGATGCAAGTGATTTGTAAATCAATTAGTTTCGAGTCGTCTTTAAAGCGGCCTGCAATGTCGAACGCGCCGATTATTAATAGTGTCGGCCGTTTTAATTGGCCAATATGCTAACGTATACCATGACGTAGGTTTTTACGTAGTGCTCAGCTGACTCTGGCAACTAAATAACATATCATATATTGTTGAGGGGAAAGATTTAGAGCTGATTTTTTTTTTGAGCTTTTCGTTCAGTATATTAAAATAGTATCACTAACATTTGCCTTAAAGGCATCAAGACACATCTACATAACATATTTATATTATCAACGCAGACAGAGCTTCACATTCACTGATAGGCCTATTAGGATGTCATTTCTTAAATCTTATATTTAGGAAAAACAGACACGTTATTTGTGCATTTATACATGATGATAGAAAGAAGTTGAACAATAacgttattacattacatttggcTGGAATGAATGTTAAAAACTAGGTAAACTGTCAAAAAATCTTGCAATCCAAACAGCGATAAGGCCAAAACACTATTTTCACGGCACTTCGATACTGATGCAGGTTTGCAGGATCATTTACGAAGGAAGTTATGATACTGAGGTTAAGGTTTGGATAGGGTTATGGTTAGCGAAAAtgctatcctaacctgctacggaAATCACTTTGTATTGAAGTTCCGTAAAAAAAAGTGTGGCCCAAGGCCGATAAGGCACATGGCCTAGTTTACGGGAAACCAAGAACAAAACAGAAAACAGCCTTTAAAAATCCCTGCCTTGCGAAAAACACATCCATTAATCCTTGACAAATTATCTCTGTATAAAATGAGTTTTGCGCGCCATCTAGTGGATAGAATCAGCTTTGCAAATTTGAAATCTTACGCTAAAACTGCAACTGGATACAGATGTAATTAATTCATGCTAGAAGAATAATCTATTTGAGTACGGTATCAAAGTTCAAACTGATGAAAAACAAGTACATTGCATGCTATAATCAACACCAAATaaatatacaaataaataaatgtctCATGCCAGAATAGCAGGCACAGTGACGCCCAACAGATGTTTTCACAGTTATGTGACCCAGTTTTGTAATATTTGGATTGGGGAGGTGATCGGTGACGTAGAGGAGAATTTACCCCCTCATCTCCTACGGACTGGGGTCTCAGTGCAGAAGTAGCCGGGCAGGTGAGCTGAGACCAAGATGAAGAAGTTTGTGGCATTTTCAATCTGTCTGGTCCTCTTGACCATCTACACAGCAGGTAGGCTCATTTTGAAGAGGTCAATTGCCTTTAGAAAAATGTATTAATTAACCTTTTGGTGGCTTGTGAGTCTTTTAGATGTCTCTAATAAAAGtttatttttgcatttttttCTCAATTTTAATGCAATAGAAATGTTGTTTTAAGAGAATATGAATATGCAGTTGTTATGTAGTAATTAATGCTGTAATTTATTTGCTCAAATAATTACATGCATAAGAAAAGTAATTACTGCATAATTAAACTTACAAAATAAGTTTTTGTGCAATTCAATCATGCACAGAAAAGCAAATATTGTGTTGTGTCATTGTAACTAGTAAATATTAAACTAAATACATTTCTGTTGTATGAAGATATTGCATGAAAATATGAAAATAAGCTAAACACATCATTTCTCATGTAAAACCGAACAAATATGACATAATTGTTTTAACTACAGGCACATAGCTCATTTAAATACTGCATTGTATTACAATATCATGTACTTCCATTTTGAAGCTCTTATCAATGCAGTTTCAAAATCATTGCAAAAAGCCTGCATGAGCCCTGGGTGGTGCTTTGCCACGTCGCTGTGTGTGCCTGGCGCTGTTGACAGAGCCAGCCAGGTTCATTTTAATACCCCCTCGCAGGTTGGCCTTTGGGGGTCACGTGCTCCATGGGCTGGCCTGGCTCTCTGGAGAGTGGGGGGAAATGAATGGGTACTTTGTTGCTCCACCAAAAAACAGCCTCCTAATGATATTCTGCTGCTgctgggggacagacagagacagacctctATGAGACTAGGgcctgcatctcaaatggcaccctattctctatatagtgcactacttttgaccagggcccagtgcactatgtagggaatagggtgccatttgggatgtagaacAGGGGCTGTTGATCTGCATCCTCAGCCTGGTACATTAGAGAGTACACGGCTCGACATGTACTATCCAAACAAACAGCAGCTTCTCCCCTATATCCTGTACATGCTGGGTGTGTGATGAGGGGGTTGTTGTTGACTGTGTCGAAATCTAATGCAAGTTTTTCTTCCTGTTTAATGGCTGCAACTGAAATGGCAAGTCTGGAAATGTAGGTTAATGTTGTGTTTTGAGTTATAAAAGTCAAGAGCAACCAGATAGATACAGGAGGAAAGAGTGGGTGACAAATAATGACTGATTTCAGGAAAATTACAAGAATATTGTTTTTGGTATATTGTGCACAAAGTACCCTATGTCACTGATGGTTGCAATATTTTTGTTTGAGATAGATGTAGCCAAATGAAGGTTGACATtcattgtcatgaatcttgccatGGAGGTAGAACTGAGCAATTTTctgctagatgggccagctgctaagtcaaaattggctttaaagttagggttagcggcgtggttaaggttatggttaaggttatgcctacatacagtgcctttggaaagtattcagaccccttgactttttccacatccagagatgtttgatcgggttcaagtctgggctctggctgggccactcaaggacattcagagacttgtcccgaagccactcatgcattgtcttggctgtgtgcttatggttgttgtcctgttggaaggtgaagcttcgccccagtctgaggaactgagcactctggagcaagttttcatcaaggatctctctgtacttttctctgttcatctatgCCTCGTTCCTGaatattctcccagtccctgccgctgaacaacatctccacagcatgatgctgccaccaccatgcttcaccgtagggatcgtgccaggtttcctccagaggtgacgcttggcattcaggcaaaagagttcaatcttggtttcatcagaccagagaatcttgtttctcatggtctgagaatctttaggtgccttttggcaaactccaagcgggctgtcttgTGCCATTTACTAAGGagtacattttttggtacccttccccagatctgtgcctcgacacaatcctgtctcagagctctagggacaattcctccgtgtcggagatctttgtgggctatactcggccttgtctcaggatggtaagttggtggttgtagatttccctctagtggtgtgggggctgtgctttggcaaagtgggtggggttatatccttcctgtttggccctgtccgggggtgtcctcggatggggccacagtgtctcctgacccctcctgtctcagcctccagtatttatgctgcagtagtttatgtgtcggggggctagggtcagtttgtttatctggagtacttctcctgtcctattcggtgtcctgtgtaaatctaagtgtgcgttctctaattctctccttctctccttctttctctctctcggaggacctgagccctagaaccatgccccaggactacctgacatgatgactccttgctgtccccagtccacctggccatgctgctgctccagtttcaactggcctgggccctaggaccatgtcccaggactacctgacatgaggactccttgctgtccccagtccacctggccatgctcctgctccagtttcaactgttctgccttactattattcaaccatgctggtcatttatgaacatttgaacatcttggccacgttctgttataatctccacccggcacagccagaagaggactggccaccccacatatgctctctctaattctctctttctttctctctctcggaggacctgagccctaggaccgtgccccaggactacctgacatgatggctccttgctgtccccagtccacctgactgtgctgctgctccagtttcaactgttctgccttattattatttgaccatgctggtcatttatgaacatttgaacatcttggtcattttctgttataatctctacccggcacagccagaagaggactggccaccccacatagcccggttcctctctaggtttcttcctaggttttggcctttctagggagtttttcctagccaccgtgcttttacacctgcattgtttgctgtttggggttttaggctgggtttctgtacagcactttgagatatcagctgatgtacgaagggctatataaataaatttgatttgatttgattttgatttgatttgatttgatttgaattccttcgacctcatggcttggtttttgctctgacaactgtgagacattatatagacaaacatttccaaaaaggtgtttttgctttgtaattatgtagtatggtgtgtagattgctgTGGACATAAACATTTGATCAGctttagaagaaggctgtaacgtaacagaatgtggaaaaagtcaaggggtctgaaaactttctgaatgcactgcatcagtacatacacacaatatcTAGGTCTAATAAATAGTGCAGTGCaaattacaatacaatatatataaAATGACTGTGTCGATTCACAGTTCCCTTTGTGTCCttgtatctgttttttgaaactaGTTTATTGCTAGCTTGAGTTGCCTAGGGTGGCAGAGAGTTCCACGTAGCCATGGCTCTCTTTAATACTGTGtgtttcccagcctctgttctagacctggggactgtgaagagacctctggttgcatgACTTGTGTTGTACCAATGGGTGTTCGAACTGTGTGCCAACTGCTTGAACAGACAGCTCAGTACCTCCAACACATCAATATCTcgcacaaagaccaatagtgatgcagtcaatctctcctcaactttgacccaggagagactgacatgcatgaTACTGACACATTCCCTCCGTGTACATCGAAGTGCGATACGTGCTGCTTTGTACTGGACCAACTGCAATTTACCTTTGTCCTTCTTTGCCGCACATGACCACACAggtgggcagtagtccaggtgaaactacacatgaccacacaggtgggcagtagtccaggtgaaactacacatgaccacacagctgggcagtagtccaggtgaaactacacatgaccacacaggtgggcagtagtccaggtgaaactacacatgaccacacagctgggcagtagtccaggtgaaactacacatgaccacacagctgggcattagtccaggtgaaactacacatgaccacacaggtgggcagtagtccaggtgaaactacacatgaccacacagctgggcattagtccaggtgaaactacacatgaccacacagctgggcattagtccaggtgaaactacacatgaccacacagctgggcagtagtccaggtgaaactacacatgaccacacagctgggcattagtccaggtgaaactacacatgaccacacaggtgggcagtagtccaggtgaaactacacatgaccacacagctgggcattagtccaggtgaaactacacatgaccacacagctgggcattagtccaggtgaaactacacatgaccacacaggtgggcagtagtccaggtgaaactacacatgaccacacagctgggcattagtccaggtgaaactacacatgaccacacagctgggcattagtccaggtgaaactacacatgaccacacaggtgggcagtagtccaggtgaaactacacatgaccacacagctgggcattagtccaggtgaaactacacatgaccacacagctgggcattagtccaggtgaaactacacatgaccacacaggtgggcagtagtccaggtgaaactacacatgaccacacagctgggcattagtccaggtgaaactacacatgaccacacaggtgggcagtagtccaggtgaaactacacatgaccacacagctgggcattagtccaggtgaaactacacatgaccacacagctgggcattagtccaggtgaaactacacatgaccacacaggtgggcagtagtccaggtgaaactacacatgaccacacagctgggcattagtccaggtgaaactacacatgaccacacagctgggcattagtccaggtgaaactacacatgaccacacaggtgggcagtagtccaggtgaaactacacatgaccacacagctgggcattagtccaggtgaaactacacatgaccacacagctgggcattagtccaggtgaaactacacatgaccacacaggtgggcagtagtccaggtgaaactacacatgaccacacagctgggcattagtccaggtgaaactacacatgaccacacaggtgggcagtagtccaggtgaaactacacatgaccacacagGTGGGCATTAGtccaggtgaaactacacatgaccacacagctgggcagtagtccaggtgaaactacacatgaccacacagctgggcagtagtccaggtgaaactacacatgaccacacaggtgggcagtagtccaggtgaaactacacatgaccacacagctgggcagtagtccaggtgaaactacacatgaccacacagctgggcattagtccaggtgaaactacacatgaccacacaggtgggcagtagtccaggtgaaactacacatgaccacacagctgggcattagtccaggtgaaactacacatgaccacacagctgggcattagtccaggtgaaactacacatgaccacacagctgtgcagtagtccaggtgaaactacacatgaccacacagctgggcattagtccaggtgaaactacacatgaccacacaggtgggcagtagtccaggtgaaactacacatgaccacacagctgggcattagtccaggtgaaactacacatgaccacacagctgggcattagtccaggtgaaactacacatgaccacacaggtgggcagtagtccaggtgaaactacacatgaccacacagctgggcattagtccaggtgaaactacacatgaccacacagctgggcattagtccaggtgaaactacacatgaccacacaggtgggcagtagtccaggtgaaactacacatgaccacacagctgggcattagtccaggtgaaactacacatgaccacacagctgggcattagtccaggtgaaactacacatgaccacacaggtgggcagtagtccaggtgaaactacacatgaccacacagctgggcattagtccaggtgaaactacacatgaccacacaggtgggcagtagtccaggtgaaactacacatgaccacacagctgggcattagtccaggtgaaactacacatgaccacacagctgggcattagtccaggtgaaactacacatgaccacacaggtgggcagtagtccaggtgaaactacacatgaccacacagctgggcattagtccaggtgaaactacacatgaccacacagctgggcattagtccaggtgaaactacacatgaccacacaggtgggcagtagtccaggtgaaactacacatgaccacacagctgggcattagtccaggtgaaactacacatgaccacacagctgggcattagtccaggtgaaactacacatgaccacacaggtgggcagtagtccaggtgaaactacacatgaccacacagctgggcattagtccaggtgaaactacacatgaccacacaggtgggcagtagtccaggtgaaactacacatgaccACACGGCTGGGCATTAGtccaggtgaaactacacatgaccacacagctgggcagtagtccaggtgaaactacacatgaccacacagctgggcagtagtccaggtgaaactacacatgaccacacagctgggcagta
Proteins encoded in this window:
- the LOC124004233 gene encoding diacylglycerol kinase epsilon-like, with the protein product MSMEGDDGNREQSSREEWTLLFWTTLAVVVPVIITLWCSVQRSKRKIHMKDFFRKSKHGWHCTDLFNKPTYCCVCQQHILQGAFCDCCGVCTDETCLRRADRSLVCKEIMAPSQADGTLEHRWVRGNVPLCSICVVCKEQCGNQPKLCDFRCVWCQTMVHDDCKASLSDGERCELGEFRSLIIPPHYLHHVNKLRRRHPDEYSKLASACGSSWTPVLVLANTRSGNNMGEALLGEFRTILNPVQVFDLSELPPSKALQLCTLLPPGSVRVLVCGGDGTVGWVLDAIDTMKLKGQDQFIPRVMILPLGTGNDLSNSLGWGSGYAGEIPVEQVLRNVLEAEVVKMDRWKVQVASKGLYFRKPKVLSMNNYFSVGPDALMALNFHTHREKTPSFFSSRIINKAVYFMYGTKDCLVQECKDLDKRIELELDGERVALPSLEGIIVCNIGYWGGGCRLWEGMGDEPYPPTRLDDGLLEVVGVFGSFHCAQIQVKMANPVRLGQAHTVRLVLKTSRMPMQVDGEPWAQGPCTITITHKTQAFMLYHSAEQTDDDDESSTSEAESSAPHDSPKPAGPASARA